One bacterium DNA segment encodes these proteins:
- a CDS encoding Gfo/Idh/MocA family oxidoreductase, which produces MKKLKVGVIGTGMIGKHHLNAYRDLADAEVVAVADIRQDEAERVAAEHGIPHVFTDYKKLLAMDEIDAVDVCLHNALHCPVTCAAFAAGKHVYCEKPLTLTSKDARKMVAASEAAGKKLAMQLGTLFSKPARAAKHLIETGHLGQLYYAKASNYRRRGRPYVDGYGTPPFVQKQNSGGGALVDMAVYHIGLMLHLLDNPDLLSVSGSTFQELDMDTKRRKESGYDVEELGIGLVKFVGGVTLFIEEAWAIHGQQGPKHAVYGDKGGLTLDPLTFHSNFSGLDGDTKFDVDQWDWRENQLRPETAGYASSQAHWVAGLLGKVPLIDTGRIGMKIVMIVEALFKSAQTGKEVRF; this is translated from the coding sequence ATGAAGAAGCTGAAGGTCGGCGTTATTGGCACCGGGATGATCGGCAAGCACCACCTCAACGCCTACAGGGACCTGGCTGATGCCGAGGTCGTCGCCGTGGCGGACATCCGTCAGGATGAAGCTGAGCGCGTCGCGGCCGAGCACGGCATCCCGCATGTGTTCACCGACTACAAGAAGCTGCTGGCCATGGACGAGATTGACGCGGTGGACGTGTGCCTGCACAACGCCCTGCACTGCCCCGTCACCTGCGCGGCCTTCGCGGCCGGTAAGCACGTCTACTGCGAGAAGCCCCTCACCCTCACCAGCAAGGACGCCCGCAAGATGGTGGCCGCTTCCGAGGCGGCCGGCAAGAAGCTGGCCATGCAGCTCGGCACGCTCTTCTCCAAGCCCGCCCGTGCGGCCAAGCACCTGATCGAGACAGGCCACCTGGGCCAGCTCTACTACGCCAAGGCCTCCAACTACCGCCGGCGCGGCCGGCCCTATGTGGACGGCTACGGCACGCCACCTTTCGTGCAGAAGCAGAACTCCGGCGGCGGGGCGCTCGTGGACATGGCTGTCTACCACATCGGCCTGATGCTCCACCTGCTGGACAACCCCGACCTGCTCAGCGTCTCCGGCTCGACCTTCCAGGAGCTGGACATGGACACCAAGCGCCGCAAGGAGTCAGGCTACGACGTCGAGGAACTCGGGATCGGCCTGGTCAAGTTCGTGGGCGGTGTCACGCTCTTCATCGAGGAGGCCTGGGCCATCCACGGCCAGCAGGGCCCCAAGCACGCCGTCTACGGGGACAAGGGTGGCCTGACGCTCGACCCCCTCACCTTCCACAGCAACTTCAGCGGCCTCGATGGCGACACCAAGTTCGACGTGGACCAGTGGGACTGGCGCGAGAACCAGCTCCGCCCCGAGACGGCCGGCTACGCCAGCTCGCAGGCCCACTGGGTGGCCGGGCTGCTCGGCAAGGTGCCGCTGATTGATACCGGCCGCATCGGCATGAAGATCGTGATGATCGTCGAGGCGCTCTTCAAGTCGGCGCAGACGGGCAAGGAAGTGCGGTTCTGA